Proteins from a genomic interval of Cyprinus carpio isolate SPL01 chromosome A21, ASM1834038v1, whole genome shotgun sequence:
- the LOC109065214 gene encoding rap guanine nucleotide exchange factor 1-like isoform X4 encodes MSGKIESKHESQKSHLSSFTMKLMKFHSPKIKRTPSKKSKQLQPEPTVTTPEKPVNKKVSRLEEQEKEVVSALRYFKTIVDKMSVDTKVLQMLPGSASKVLEAILPLMQVEARIQHSSAVSSCHNCVYQSLANLIRWSDQVMLEGIDLDDKDTVTTVTTVIKAVLDGVKELVKLTIEKQEQPSPTSPNKPVPPVVKTESVCENPLTEREKAILSKTTPIVTPTDSLTDMSEEEVAPPKPPLPGVKLAEHSPPALPPKKRQSATSPTRVAVVAPMSRVPCGLNLPPGALRQQQEFDVDLLQRRFSGGSQSYGGDSPRLSPCNSMGKLSKSDEQLSSLERDSGQCSRNTSCETLEGYDPDYDFLHQDLSVSEPLPFPTGTGSSLSPLPECHGESQSLSPAQAPAHPRFSAPVTSQASLEYWTPPLTPGRTNSVLPPALPQKKRRSAPIISAYPLYERLPSHYDNLSEEEQPTPPFPLVMPASPLPQVNGGDDLSQCTDADSPPPLPEKKGKQILQYMQFVEDYSEPQPSVFYQMPQNESIYEQRRNKRFQEVYGFNDSYSSSDSVHEPVPPPALPPKQRQLDPTSCDDVLQDHTPHIPTSNSKEALSKDRPKEPSHGQIDDVDELSLIDHNDIMNRITLKAENDDGPDVRAGSGDILLVHATETDRKDLVLYCEAFLTTYRTFITPEDLIKKLHYRYTRFCHSPDTFRKRVSKNTFFVLVRVVDELCLVELTEDILRQLMDLVFRLVCNGELSLARVLRKNILDKVEQKRLLRHMHMLKPLAARGVSARPGTLHDFRSHEIADQLTLLDAELFYKIEIPEVLLWAKEQNEEKSPNLTQFTEHFNNMSYWVRSIIIQQEKAQDREKLLLKFIKIMKHLRKLNNFNSYLAILSALDSAPIRRLEWQKQTSEGLEEYCTLIDSSSSFRAYRAALAEVEPPCIPYLGLILQDLTFVHLGNPDFIDGKVNFSKRWQQFNILDSMRRFQQVHYELKRNEDIVSFFNDFSDHLAEEALWELSLKIKPRNISRRRTEREEKT; translated from the exons aatcccAGAAGTCTCACCTCTCCTCTTTCACgatgaaattaatgaaatttcATTCCCCGAAGATTAAACGAACTCCATCTAAGAAAAGCAAACAGCTCCAGCCAGAGCCTACGGTGACGACTCCAGAGAAACCTGTCAACAAG AAGGTGAGTCGATTGGAGGAACAGGAGAAGGAGGTGGTGAGTGCTCTACGTTACTTTAAGACGATTGTGGACAAGATGAGCGTCGATACGAAAGTTTTGCAGATGCTTCCTGGTTCGGCTAGTAAAGTATTGGAGGCCATATTGCCTCTGATGCAAGTCGAGGCTCGGATACAGCACAG CTCGGCAGTGTCCTCCTGTCATAACTGCGTCTATCAGAGTTTGGCAAATCTGATTCGCTGGTCTGACCAGGTGATGCTGGAGGGCATCGACCTCGACGACAAGGACACTGTAACAACCGTCACCACGGTGATCAAAGCTGTGCTGGATGGTGTGAAG GAGCTGGTGAAACTCACTATAGAGAAACAGGAGCAACCGTCCCCGACGTCCCCCAACAAACCAGTGCCTCCTGTGGTCAAAACTGAGAG tgtgtgtgaaaatcctCTAACTGAACGAGAGAAGGCCATCCTGAGTAAGACCACGCCCATTGTTACGCCCACTGAcagtttgactgacatgtcagaGGAAGAGGTTGCTCCGCCCAAACCTCCTCTGCCAGGAGTTAAACTGGCAGAGCACAG CCCGCCCGCTCTGCCTCCCAAGAAGCGACAGTCGGCCACCTCCCCCACACGTGTTGCCGTGGTAGCGCCGATGAGTCGAGTCCCATGTGGTCTCAACCTGCCTCCTGGAGCTCTGAGACAG CAGCAGGAGTTTGACGTGGATCTCCTGCAGAGGCGTTTCTCCGGTGGGAGCCAGTCGTACGGCGGGGATTCGCCTCGTCTGTCCCCCTGTAACAGTATGGGAAAACTCAGCAAGTCCGATGAGCAGCTCTCATCTCTGGAGCGAGACAGCGGCCAGTGCTCTCGCAACACTAGCTGTGAAACACTAG AGGGATATGATCCCGATTACGACTTCCTGCATCAGGATCTATCCGTGTCCGAGCCTTTACCGTTTCCGACGGGCACTGGCAGCAGTCTGAGCCCTCTCCCAGAATGCCACGGGGAGTCTCAGTCGTTAAGCCCCGCCCAGGCCCCCGCCCACCCGCGTTTCAGCGCTCCCGTCACCAGTCAGGCTTCCCTGGAGTACTGGACCCCGCCCCTCACACCTGGACGGACCAATAGCGTGCTTCCCCCCGCCCTCCCACAGAAGAAGCGGCGGTCGGCGCCGATCATATCAGCGTACCCTCTTTACGAGCGCCTCCCATCGCACTACGATAACCTGTCAGAAGAGGAGCAGCCCACGCCGCCGTTCCCTCTGGTGATGCCGGCGTCACCGCTGCCGCAGGTCAACGGAGGAGATGACCTCTCACAGTGTACAGACGCCGACAGCCCGCCGCCGCTGCCAGAGAAGAAGGGCAAACAGA TCCTCCAGTACATGCAGTTTGTGGAGGATTACTCTGAACCACAACCGTCCGTCTTCTATCAGATGCCTCAGAACGAGAGTATTTACGAGCAGCGGAGGAACAAGCGCTTTCAGGAGGTTTACGGCTTCAACGATTCCTACAGCAGCTCGGACTCCGTCCACGAACCCGTCCCACCGCCAGCGCTGCCTCCCAAACAGAGACAGCTG GACCCCACATCATGCGACGATGTGCTTCAGGACCACACCCCTCACATACCCACGTCCAATAGCAAGGAAGCTTTGTCTAAGGACAG GCCAAAGGAACCCAGTCATGGTCAGATTGATGATGTTGATGAACTGTCCCTCATTGATCATAATGATATTATGAACCGCATCACACTCAAAGCAGAG aATGATGATGGTCCTGATGTGAGGGCCGGGTCTGGTGATATACTGTTAGTTCACGCTACAGAAACAGACCGTAAAG ATTTGGTGTTGTACTGCGAGGCTTTTCTCACCACCTACAGAACCTTCATAACCCCTGAAGACCTCATTAAAAAACTGCACTACAG ATATACCCGGTTCTGTCACAGTCCAGACACCTTTAGGAAGCGTGTCAGTAAAAACACGTTCTTTGTGCTGGTGAGAGTCGTGGATGAACTCTG TCTGGTGGAGCTGACCGAGGACATCCTGCGGCAGTTGATGGATCTGGTCTTCCGGCTGGTCTGTAATGGAGAGCTGAGTCTGGCGAGGGTCCTGCGAAAGAACATCCTCGATAAAGTGGAACAGAAGAGGCTCCTGCGACACATGCACATGCTCAAACCTCTCGCCGCGCGGGGCGTCTCTGCCAG GCCTGGCACGCTGCATGATTTCCGCAGTCATGAGATCGCCGATCAGCTGACGTTGCTGGACGCAGAACTGTTTTACAAGATCGAg ATTCCCGAGGTGCTGCTTTGGGCGAAGGAACAGAATGAAGAGAAAAGTCCAAATCTGACCCAGTTTACAGAGCACTTTAACAACATGAGCTACTG GGTGCGCTCTATAATCATCCAACAGGAGAAAGCTCAGGACAGAGAGAAACTGCTGCTCAAATTCATCAAAATCATGAAG CACTTGCGGAAACTGAATAACTTCAACTCTTATTTGGCGATTCTCTCGGCGCTGGACTCTGCACCAATCAGACGACTGGAATGGCAGAAGCAGACGTCTGAG GGTTTGGAAGAGTACTGCACTTTGATTGACAGCTCGTCGTCCTTCAGAGCGTACAGAGCGGCGCTAGCAGAAGTGGAGCCTCCATGTATACCATATCT ggGTTTGATCCTTCAGGACCTGACGTTTGTTCACCTCGGAAACCCGGATTTTATTGACGGTAAAGTGAATTTCTCCAAGCGCTGGCAGCAGTTCAACATTCTGGACAGCATGAGACGCTTCCAGCAAGT ACACTACGAACTGAAACGGAACGAAGACATCGTCTCGTTCTTCAACGACTTTAGCGATCATCTGGCGGAGGAGGCGTTGTGGGAGCTCTCGCTCAAGATCAAACCACGAAACATCTCGCGCCGCAGGACAGAGCGAGAGGAGAAGACCTAG
- the LOC109065214 gene encoding rap guanine nucleotide exchange factor 1-like isoform X6, with amino-acid sequence MSGKIESKHESQKSHLSSFTMKLMKFHSPKIKRTPSKKSKQLQPEPTVTTPEKPVNKKVSRLEEQEKEVVSALRYFKTIVDKMSVDTKVLQMLPGSASKVLEAILPLMQVEARIQHSSAVSSCHNCVYQSLANLIRWSDQVMLEGIDLDDKDTVTTVTTVIKAVLDGVKELVKLTIEKQEQPSPTSPNKPVPPVVKTESVCENPLTEREKAILSKTTPIVTPTDSLTDMSEEEVAPPKPPLPGVKLAEHSPPALPPKKRQSATSPTRVAVVAPMSRVPCGLNLPPGALRQEFDVDLLQRRFSGGSQSYGGDSPRLSPCNSMGKLSKSDEQLSSLERDSGQCSRNTSCETLEGYDPDYDFLHQDLSVSEPLPFPTGTGSSLSPLPECHGESQSLSPAQAPAHPRFSAPVTSQASLEYWTPPLTPGRTNSVLPPALPQKKRRSAPIISAYPLYERLPSHYDNLSEEEQPTPPFPLVMPASPLPQVNGGDDLSQCTDADSPPPLPEKKGKQILQYMQFVEDYSEPQPSVFYQMPQNESIYEQRRNKRFQEVYGFNDSYSSSDSVHEPVPPPALPPKQRQLDPTSCDDVLQDHTPHIPTSNSKEALSKDRPKEPSHGQIDDVDELSLIDHNDIMNRITLKAENDDGPDVRAGSGDILLVHATETDRKDLVLYCEAFLTTYRTFITPEDLIKKLHYRYTRFCHSPDTFRKRVSKNTFFVLVRVVDELCLVELTEDILRQLMDLVFRLVCNGELSLARVLRKNILDKVEQKRLLRHMHMLKPLAARGVSARPGTLHDFRSHEIADQLTLLDAELFYKIEIPEVLLWAKEQNEEKSPNLTQFTEHFNNMSYWVRSIIIQQEKAQDREKLLLKFIKIMKHLRKLNNFNSYLAILSALDSAPIRRLEWQKQTSEGLEEYCTLIDSSSSFRAYRAALAEVEPPCIPYLGLILQDLTFVHLGNPDFIDGKVNFSKRWQQFNILDSMRRFQQVHYELKRNEDIVSFFNDFSDHLAEEALWELSLKIKPRNISRRRTEREEKT; translated from the exons aatcccAGAAGTCTCACCTCTCCTCTTTCACgatgaaattaatgaaatttcATTCCCCGAAGATTAAACGAACTCCATCTAAGAAAAGCAAACAGCTCCAGCCAGAGCCTACGGTGACGACTCCAGAGAAACCTGTCAACAAG AAGGTGAGTCGATTGGAGGAACAGGAGAAGGAGGTGGTGAGTGCTCTACGTTACTTTAAGACGATTGTGGACAAGATGAGCGTCGATACGAAAGTTTTGCAGATGCTTCCTGGTTCGGCTAGTAAAGTATTGGAGGCCATATTGCCTCTGATGCAAGTCGAGGCTCGGATACAGCACAG CTCGGCAGTGTCCTCCTGTCATAACTGCGTCTATCAGAGTTTGGCAAATCTGATTCGCTGGTCTGACCAGGTGATGCTGGAGGGCATCGACCTCGACGACAAGGACACTGTAACAACCGTCACCACGGTGATCAAAGCTGTGCTGGATGGTGTGAAG GAGCTGGTGAAACTCACTATAGAGAAACAGGAGCAACCGTCCCCGACGTCCCCCAACAAACCAGTGCCTCCTGTGGTCAAAACTGAGAG tgtgtgtgaaaatcctCTAACTGAACGAGAGAAGGCCATCCTGAGTAAGACCACGCCCATTGTTACGCCCACTGAcagtttgactgacatgtcagaGGAAGAGGTTGCTCCGCCCAAACCTCCTCTGCCAGGAGTTAAACTGGCAGAGCACAG CCCGCCCGCTCTGCCTCCCAAGAAGCGACAGTCGGCCACCTCCCCCACACGTGTTGCCGTGGTAGCGCCGATGAGTCGAGTCCCATGTGGTCTCAACCTGCCTCCTGGAGCTCTGAGACAG GAGTTTGACGTGGATCTCCTGCAGAGGCGTTTCTCCGGTGGGAGCCAGTCGTACGGCGGGGATTCGCCTCGTCTGTCCCCCTGTAACAGTATGGGAAAACTCAGCAAGTCCGATGAGCAGCTCTCATCTCTGGAGCGAGACAGCGGCCAGTGCTCTCGCAACACTAGCTGTGAAACACTAG AGGGATATGATCCCGATTACGACTTCCTGCATCAGGATCTATCCGTGTCCGAGCCTTTACCGTTTCCGACGGGCACTGGCAGCAGTCTGAGCCCTCTCCCAGAATGCCACGGGGAGTCTCAGTCGTTAAGCCCCGCCCAGGCCCCCGCCCACCCGCGTTTCAGCGCTCCCGTCACCAGTCAGGCTTCCCTGGAGTACTGGACCCCGCCCCTCACACCTGGACGGACCAATAGCGTGCTTCCCCCCGCCCTCCCACAGAAGAAGCGGCGGTCGGCGCCGATCATATCAGCGTACCCTCTTTACGAGCGCCTCCCATCGCACTACGATAACCTGTCAGAAGAGGAGCAGCCCACGCCGCCGTTCCCTCTGGTGATGCCGGCGTCACCGCTGCCGCAGGTCAACGGAGGAGATGACCTCTCACAGTGTACAGACGCCGACAGCCCGCCGCCGCTGCCAGAGAAGAAGGGCAAACAGA TCCTCCAGTACATGCAGTTTGTGGAGGATTACTCTGAACCACAACCGTCCGTCTTCTATCAGATGCCTCAGAACGAGAGTATTTACGAGCAGCGGAGGAACAAGCGCTTTCAGGAGGTTTACGGCTTCAACGATTCCTACAGCAGCTCGGACTCCGTCCACGAACCCGTCCCACCGCCAGCGCTGCCTCCCAAACAGAGACAGCTG GACCCCACATCATGCGACGATGTGCTTCAGGACCACACCCCTCACATACCCACGTCCAATAGCAAGGAAGCTTTGTCTAAGGACAG GCCAAAGGAACCCAGTCATGGTCAGATTGATGATGTTGATGAACTGTCCCTCATTGATCATAATGATATTATGAACCGCATCACACTCAAAGCAGAG aATGATGATGGTCCTGATGTGAGGGCCGGGTCTGGTGATATACTGTTAGTTCACGCTACAGAAACAGACCGTAAAG ATTTGGTGTTGTACTGCGAGGCTTTTCTCACCACCTACAGAACCTTCATAACCCCTGAAGACCTCATTAAAAAACTGCACTACAG ATATACCCGGTTCTGTCACAGTCCAGACACCTTTAGGAAGCGTGTCAGTAAAAACACGTTCTTTGTGCTGGTGAGAGTCGTGGATGAACTCTG TCTGGTGGAGCTGACCGAGGACATCCTGCGGCAGTTGATGGATCTGGTCTTCCGGCTGGTCTGTAATGGAGAGCTGAGTCTGGCGAGGGTCCTGCGAAAGAACATCCTCGATAAAGTGGAACAGAAGAGGCTCCTGCGACACATGCACATGCTCAAACCTCTCGCCGCGCGGGGCGTCTCTGCCAG GCCTGGCACGCTGCATGATTTCCGCAGTCATGAGATCGCCGATCAGCTGACGTTGCTGGACGCAGAACTGTTTTACAAGATCGAg ATTCCCGAGGTGCTGCTTTGGGCGAAGGAACAGAATGAAGAGAAAAGTCCAAATCTGACCCAGTTTACAGAGCACTTTAACAACATGAGCTACTG GGTGCGCTCTATAATCATCCAACAGGAGAAAGCTCAGGACAGAGAGAAACTGCTGCTCAAATTCATCAAAATCATGAAG CACTTGCGGAAACTGAATAACTTCAACTCTTATTTGGCGATTCTCTCGGCGCTGGACTCTGCACCAATCAGACGACTGGAATGGCAGAAGCAGACGTCTGAG GGTTTGGAAGAGTACTGCACTTTGATTGACAGCTCGTCGTCCTTCAGAGCGTACAGAGCGGCGCTAGCAGAAGTGGAGCCTCCATGTATACCATATCT ggGTTTGATCCTTCAGGACCTGACGTTTGTTCACCTCGGAAACCCGGATTTTATTGACGGTAAAGTGAATTTCTCCAAGCGCTGGCAGCAGTTCAACATTCTGGACAGCATGAGACGCTTCCAGCAAGT ACACTACGAACTGAAACGGAACGAAGACATCGTCTCGTTCTTCAACGACTTTAGCGATCATCTGGCGGAGGAGGCGTTGTGGGAGCTCTCGCTCAAGATCAAACCACGAAACATCTCGCGCCGCAGGACAGAGCGAGAGGAGAAGACCTAG